In the genome of Arachis stenosperma cultivar V10309 chromosome 6, arast.V10309.gnm1.PFL2, whole genome shotgun sequence, the window TAAAaccttaaaaatatttttgtgcatTAACTTTTTGGAACTAAAATATTCACGTTTTAAATTGTTAGAGGCTAATTTTGGATAATTTACTCAAAttcttttgaaaattttatttaaaaagataaaatataaaagaaaataagaagaaacaaAGATAAGACCAGAGAGACAGATGGCTACTTCCCAAAAACACACTCACTCACACTCTCACTCTCTATCTCTTCCGCTTCAAGATCGAGTTGCAATCGTCACCGGCTCCTCCCGCGGAATCGGACGAGAAATCGCTCTCCACCTCGCCTCACTTGGCGCCAGAATCGTCGTCAACTACGCCTCCAACTCCTCCCTCGCCGACTCACTTGTCGCCCAGATCAACTCCGACGCCAGCGTTGGAGGCGGAGCTGCTCTCCCTCGGGCAATTGCAGTTCGCGGCGATGTCTCCGACCCGAACGGCGTGAAGGCGCTGTTTGACTCCGCGGAGCGGGAGTTCGAGTCGGCGGTTCACATCCTGGTCAACTCAGCGGGCGTAACTGACAGCAACTACCCGACCATAGCTAACACCCCCGTGGAGGATTTTGATCGCATTTTCAGGTATTTAACTTCATTCTAACTGTTTCTGTTACGTGCTCAAACTGAATGTAGTAGCTCTGGTATATGTTGTGTCCGCTATATTTTGTTTGTGTGAAGTAGTTGAATTGATTAATTATCATTCTCATCGAATCGTCATTAGATAAACTTATTTTTATCTATTCCtagttaatttttctttctgtttttgtttttgaataAAACGCCCTCTACGGAGGTCCTCCATTGCCATCCGGTGACTGGACTGGAAAAACCTGGTCTCTATCCTTTGTTAATTTTACTTGAAGAACTAAACACCCTATGTGATGTATGTAACCATGAatgtataaaaaaaaaggataattctattaaaatttttattgaaattatacCAAAAGTTTAAAATATAAAGTACATTTTTCCCCCTCTGGATTTTGGGAGCTTaggaaaagagaaaataaaccTTTTGTGGCTCTTCTGCTGAGATTGAATAAGGGAACACAATTGTTAGAAGCTTGTTCTTAGACCTGCACGGCTGCATCTAACGATTGAAGTGTGAACCACATTTTATTGTCTCATGCATGAGTCGATTTGATTTCTAAAGATTCAATGCCTCATTTTGGTCCATGAAGATACCAACGAGTCAAGTTGTTCGTTCTGTTAACCTTCTTCTGATGTAGCATGTTAAAAACTTACACGTGGTAAGCTTTTTCATTATGTCAGCTGAAAGCTAACAAAAAGACCAATTTGACTCACATTGGTATTTTTAGGACCATTCTGAGATGAATCTTTTAGGGATCGTTTTAATCATTAACCCTCATAAGTAATAATTAACTAAAGTACTCAATGTTCATTTGTGTGTTCAAATTGTTCAGTAATAAACATCGTAAGTGGGAGAGCTGCTGCACTTTTATTTTGTTCATCCACAGAGCTTTTTGATGAGCTCAAATAGATTTTCCAGCCATCCATCAAGACCAATTTTCATATGCAATGGTAGATAACTAATTAACTATATTACCTTTCAAATATTCACATGGTGCATGACTGCATGCACAAGCATTGATCATAGATAATTGAATGAATTTCCGTAACCAGTGG includes:
- the LOC130933061 gene encoding NADPH-dependent aldehyde reductase-like protein, chloroplastic; translated protein: MATSQKHTHSHSHSLSLPLQDRVAIVTGSSRGIGREIALHLASLGARIVVNYASNSSLADSLVAQINSDASVGGGAALPRAIAVRGDVSDPNGVKALFDSAEREFESAVHILVNSAGVTDSNYPTIANTPVEDFDRIFSVNTRGAFLCCKEAANRLVHGGRGRIILLSSSAVAALRPTMGSYTASKAAVEAMTHILAKELKGTGITANCVAPGPIATEMYFAGRTEEQIKASIAVSPLNRLGEPKDVAPLVGFLASDAGEWVNGQVIRVNGGYIS